The following are encoded together in the Geobacter sulfurreducens PCA genome:
- a CDS encoding MFS transporter, with protein MSDKTRWLLILCLAQIFIMLVFINYSAVLPLLKAEWGMNNTMAGSVFSVYQLGYIASGVILSALTDRLNTKRIFIGAALWSGTANLLFGLYAHDYASAMILRALTGIGMGGTYMPGLKLVAERFEPSKRGRAVGIYVGALVLGASLSLALTGAVATVAGWRVAILVCSAGVYLGAGLSLIVFQGYEQVRHVTSDQTFQKEIVRNKPAFLMILGYGSHMWEMYGMRSWLAPFFTASLVRQGIDQGAATGWAATAAAAIVGIGTFSTAITGTLSDRLGRTRTITLVMLGSASLSFLFGWLVNVSPYLAVAVGLVYGYLIVAESPVFSTGLTELVAPGYLGAAMGLQSLVGYSLGMISPTVFGWALDLCRGWEPFPGVSGEWGIAFATAGVGALTGPIFMWLLRRCPESSRMAGGRK; from the coding sequence ATGTCCGACAAGACCCGCTGGCTCCTCATACTCTGCCTGGCGCAGATATTCATCATGCTGGTGTTCATCAACTACTCGGCCGTGCTCCCGCTGCTCAAGGCCGAGTGGGGAATGAACAACACCATGGCGGGGTCGGTCTTTTCCGTCTACCAGCTGGGCTACATCGCGTCGGGTGTGATCCTGTCGGCCCTCACCGACCGGCTCAACACCAAGCGGATCTTCATCGGGGCGGCCCTCTGGTCGGGGACGGCCAACCTGCTCTTCGGCCTCTACGCCCATGACTATGCCTCCGCCATGATCCTGCGCGCCCTGACCGGCATCGGCATGGGGGGCACCTACATGCCGGGGCTGAAGCTGGTGGCGGAGCGGTTCGAGCCGTCCAAACGGGGGCGCGCCGTGGGGATCTACGTGGGGGCGCTGGTGTTGGGGGCATCCCTGTCGCTGGCGCTGACCGGGGCCGTTGCCACGGTGGCCGGCTGGCGGGTTGCGATTCTCGTCTGCTCGGCCGGGGTCTACCTGGGCGCGGGGCTCTCCCTGATCGTCTTTCAGGGCTACGAGCAGGTCCGGCACGTGACATCAGACCAGACCTTCCAGAAGGAAATCGTGCGCAACAAGCCGGCGTTTCTCATGATCCTGGGCTACGGCTCGCACATGTGGGAGATGTACGGCATGCGGAGCTGGCTGGCGCCGTTCTTTACGGCATCGCTGGTGCGGCAGGGGATCGATCAGGGGGCGGCCACCGGCTGGGCTGCCACCGCGGCGGCAGCCATCGTCGGCATCGGCACCTTTTCCACGGCCATCACCGGCACTCTCTCGGACCGGCTGGGCCGGACCAGGACCATCACCCTGGTCATGCTCGGCAGCGCCTCCCTGTCCTTCCTCTTCGGCTGGCTGGTCAACGTCTCCCCCTACCTGGCCGTGGCCGTGGGGCTGGTCTACGGCTACCTGATCGTTGCCGAGTCGCCGGTCTTCTCCACCGGCCTCACCGAGTTGGTGGCCCCCGGCTACCTGGGGGCGGCCATGGGGCTCCAATCGCTGGTGGGCTACTCGCTGGGGATGATCTCACCCACCGTGTTCGGCTGGGCGCTGGATCTCTGCCGGGGCTGGGAGCCCTTCCCCGGCGTGAGCGGAGAGTGGGGGATCGCCTTTGCCACGGCCGGCGTGGGGGCGCTCACGGGGCCCATCTTCATGTGGTTGCTGCGCCGCTGCCCCGAGAGCTCGCGCATGGCCGGGGGAAGGAAATGA